A part of Lacinutrix sp. 5H-3-7-4 genomic DNA contains:
- a CDS encoding electron transfer flavoprotein subunit beta/FixA family protein: protein MKILVCISHVPDTTSKINFTDGDSKFDTNGVQFVINPNDEFGLTRAMWFKEKQGASVDVVNVGGAETEPTLRKALAIGADNAIRVNAEAKDGFQVAKELAKVVQDGGYDLVIAGRESIDYNGGMVPGMLSELIGANFVTNCINLEIDGTNATATREIDGGKETVTTALPLVIAGQKGLVEESDLRIPNMRGIMMARKKPLNVVEAANAETETTSVKFEKPAPKGAVTLVDADNLDELVNLLHNEAKVI from the coding sequence ATGAAGATTTTAGTGTGTATTAGTCACGTGCCAGACACAACGTCAAAAATTAATTTTACAGACGGAGATTCTAAATTCGACACAAATGGTGTGCAATTTGTTATCAATCCAAACGATGAGTTTGGTTTAACACGTGCAATGTGGTTTAAAGAAAAGCAAGGAGCAAGTGTAGATGTTGTAAATGTAGGTGGTGCAGAAACAGAACCAACATTACGTAAAGCATTAGCAATTGGCGCAGACAATGCAATTAGAGTAAATGCAGAAGCTAAAGATGGTTTTCAGGTTGCTAAAGAATTAGCTAAAGTAGTACAAGATGGAGGTTACGATTTAGTAATTGCAGGTCGTGAGTCTATAGATTATAATGGAGGTATGGTACCAGGAATGTTATCTGAATTAATAGGAGCAAACTTTGTAACAAACTGTATTAACTTAGAAATAGATGGAACTAACGCTACCGCTACAAGAGAAATAGATGGTGGTAAAGAAACCGTAACAACAGCTTTACCATTAGTTATTGCTGGTCAAAAAGGATTAGTAGAGGAAAGCGATTTACGTATTCCTAATATGAGAGGAATCATGATGGCTAGAAAAAAACCTTTAAATGTTGTAGAAGCTGCTAATGCTGAAACTGAAACAACTTCGGTTAAATTTGAAAAGCCAGCACCAAAAGGAGCTGTAACTTTAGTAGATGCAGATAACTTAGACGAGTTAGTAAACTTACTTCATAACGAAGCAAAGGTGATTTAA
- a CDS encoding pyruvate dehydrogenase complex E1 component subunit beta, which yields MKTIQFREAICEAMSEEMRRDESIYLMGEEVAEYNGAYKASKGMLDEFGAKRVIDTPIAELGFAGIAIGSTMTGNRPIVEYMTFNFSLVGIDQIINNAAKIRQMSGGQFKCPIVFRGPTASAGQLAATHSQAFESWFANTPGLKVVVPSNPYDAKGLLKSAIRDDDPVIFMESEQMYGDKGEVPEGEYTIPLGVADIKREGTDVTIVSFGKIIKEAYKAADELAKDGISCEIIDLRTVRPLDKKAVLESVKKTNRLVVLEEAWPFGNVSTELTYIIQSEAFDYLDAPVVKINTADTPAPYSPVLLEEWLPNHESVIKAVKKVMYK from the coding sequence ATGAAGACAATTCAATTTAGAGAAGCTATTTGTGAAGCCATGAGCGAAGAAATGCGCCGTGATGAGAGCATTTATTTAATGGGTGAAGAAGTAGCAGAATATAATGGTGCTTACAAAGCATCTAAAGGTATGTTAGACGAATTTGGTGCTAAACGTGTTATAGACACACCAATTGCCGAGCTTGGATTTGCTGGTATAGCTATAGGTTCTACCATGACAGGAAACAGACCTATTGTAGAATATATGACATTTAATTTCTCTTTAGTAGGAATTGACCAAATTATTAACAACGCTGCAAAAATTAGACAAATGTCTGGTGGGCAATTTAAATGTCCTATCGTTTTTCGTGGGCCAACCGCTTCTGCAGGACAATTAGCTGCTACACACTCTCAAGCTTTCGAGAGTTGGTTTGCAAACACGCCTGGTTTAAAAGTTGTTGTACCATCTAACCCTTACGATGCAAAAGGTTTATTAAAATCTGCAATACGTGACGACGATCCTGTTATTTTTATGGAAAGTGAGCAAATGTATGGTGATAAAGGTGAAGTACCAGAAGGAGAATATACTATACCATTAGGTGTTGCCGATATTAAAAGAGAAGGAACAGATGTAACTATTGTTTCTTTTGGAAAGATTATTAAAGAAGCTTACAAAGCAGCAGATGAATTAGCAAAAGATGGTATTTCTTGTGAAATAATTGATTTAAGAACTGTACGTCCATTAGACAAAAAAGCCGTTTTAGAATCTGTTAAGAAAACAAACCGTTTAGTAGTTTTAGAAGAAGCTTGGCCATTTGGTAACGTTTCTACTGAGCTAACATATATTATACAGTCTGAAGCTTTTGATTATTTAGATGCTCCTGTTGTAAAAATTAACACAGCAGATACTCCTGCACCTTATTCTCCAGTTTTATTAGAAGAGTGGTTACCTAACCATGAGTCTGTAATTAAAGCTGTTAAAAAAGTTATGTACAAGTAA
- a CDS encoding DUF5686 and carboxypeptidase-like regulatory domain-containing protein, producing the protein MKYRILSFLFLLASVTVLAQTKISGHIYDESNEPIAYANVYFQGTSIGTITDENGTYYLEDDGNHDTVVFSFISYVTQTVPLKQKVTYDFDIVLKEDVAALDEVLIVSGKQPKKNNPAIDILRKIWANKRSNGLKQYNQYQYDRYEKVEFDLNTIDSATMKSKLFKGMEFVFEQVDTSNVTGKTYLPMFINESSSEVYGDNIINEKREILKGNKNSGFSNNQIIIDFVDDLYSDFDVYDNYLKFFDKSFTSPISRTGINVYNYVLADSAYIDNKWCYNIIYYPRRKNELTFKGDFWVADTTFAIKDINMQASKSANINWVKEIYIEQEYEVLNDSVFLIKRDYFMSDFAFNKKEKSQGIYGKRTSLYNNYKFDIEKDPKFYKEKVYSFDEDLYNQDDAFWEENRMEKLSKDEKGVYVMLDSLKKTKKFKRLYNIGSILASGYIEFDELNLDYGSVFSTFGFNEVEGLRLRAGGRTYFGQNDLWRLEGFTAYGFKDNKFKYGISGKWLLDKKNRFIISGGNRRDVEQIGASLTSSTDVLGRSLASSSIVGTGTNDKLTNINLSTIAIEAELVRNLVTRVSGTYKTLESASPTFSLDYYTDATQTTTASEIKQYESAFSVRYMPKREMTGFGVERRVKNSDFAQLFAQVTRGDKGVFDSDFDYTKLQFSYIQPIAVGGFGRLTTSIEVGKTYGQIPLALMSVVPGNQSYFSIYNTFSQLDFYEFVTDEYATLHVEHNFNGRLFSRIPLLKKLNLRAIVGFRGVMGDVSQENRDINASFNPDGTPFVYVAPNKEAYYEYSIGVGNIFKVFRIDFNFRGNYLDPSFNPDARKFGVTGSFGFYF; encoded by the coding sequence ATGAAATATAGAATATTATCCTTTTTGTTTTTATTAGCTAGTGTTACAGTTTTAGCTCAAACAAAAATTAGCGGTCACATTTACGATGAAAGTAATGAACCTATAGCCTATGCAAACGTCTATTTTCAAGGTACAAGCATTGGAACTATTACAGACGAAAACGGAACGTACTATCTAGAAGATGATGGCAATCACGACACTGTAGTTTTTTCATTTATTAGTTACGTCACGCAAACTGTACCTTTAAAACAAAAGGTAACTTACGATTTTGATATTGTTTTAAAAGAAGATGTTGCAGCTCTAGACGAAGTACTTATTGTTTCTGGCAAGCAACCTAAAAAAAACAATCCAGCAATAGATATTTTACGAAAAATATGGGCCAACAAAAGAAGTAATGGTTTAAAGCAATACAACCAATACCAATACGATCGCTACGAAAAAGTAGAGTTTGATTTAAATACTATTGACAGCGCAACAATGAAAAGCAAACTGTTTAAAGGTATGGAGTTTGTTTTTGAGCAGGTAGACACCTCTAACGTAACAGGTAAAACCTATTTACCAATGTTTATTAACGAATCGTCTAGCGAAGTTTATGGCGATAATATAATTAACGAAAAACGCGAAATACTAAAAGGTAATAAAAACTCTGGTTTTAGTAACAACCAGATTATCATAGATTTTGTTGACGACTTATACAGCGATTTTGATGTTTATGATAACTATTTGAAGTTTTTTGATAAAAGCTTTACAAGTCCTATTTCAAGAACAGGTATTAATGTGTACAATTATGTGCTAGCAGATAGCGCATATATAGACAACAAATGGTGTTACAATATTATTTATTACCCACGACGTAAAAACGAGTTAACCTTTAAAGGAGACTTTTGGGTTGCAGATACCACTTTTGCTATTAAAGATATAAATATGCAAGCCTCTAAAAGTGCAAATATAAACTGGGTAAAAGAAATATATATTGAACAGGAATATGAGGTACTTAATGATTCTGTATTTTTAATTAAACGTGATTATTTTATGTCGGATTTTGCTTTTAATAAAAAGGAAAAGTCCCAAGGTATTTATGGTAAACGTACTTCACTCTATAATAATTACAAGTTTGATATTGAAAAAGACCCGAAATTTTACAAAGAAAAAGTCTATAGTTTTGATGAAGATTTATACAATCAAGACGATGCTTTCTGGGAAGAAAACAGAATGGAAAAGCTTAGTAAAGACGAAAAAGGTGTTTACGTCATGTTAGACTCTTTAAAGAAAACCAAAAAATTTAAACGTCTTTATAATATAGGAAGCATATTAGCATCTGGATATATTGAATTTGATGAACTAAACCTAGACTATGGTAGCGTATTTTCAACCTTTGGTTTTAACGAAGTAGAAGGTTTACGTTTACGTGCTGGTGGTCGTACCTATTTTGGACAAAATGACCTTTGGAGGTTAGAAGGTTTTACAGCCTACGGTTTTAAAGACAATAAGTTTAAATACGGTATTTCTGGAAAATGGTTATTAGACAAAAAAAACAGGTTTATAATTTCTGGTGGTAACAGGCGTGATGTAGAACAAATTGGAGCCAGTTTAACCTCATCTACAGATGTTTTAGGAAGAAGTTTAGCTTCGTCTTCTATAGTTGGCACAGGAACTAACGATAAGCTTACCAATATAAACCTAAGCACAATTGCTATTGAAGCAGAACTTGTTAGAAATTTAGTAACACGAGTTAGTGGTACTTACAAAACCTTAGAGTCTGCCTCACCAACCTTTAGCTTAGATTATTATACAGATGCTACACAAACAACTACAGCATCAGAAATAAAGCAATATGAATCTGCTTTTTCTGTTCGCTATATGCCAAAACGAGAAATGACAGGTTTTGGTGTAGAACGTCGTGTAAAAAACAGTGATTTTGCACAGTTATTCGCTCAAGTAACTCGCGGAGACAAAGGTGTTTTTGATAGTGATTTTGATTACACAAAGCTTCAGTTTTCGTATATACAACCCATAGCAGTTGGTGGCTTTGGTCGCTTAACTACGTCTATAGAAGTTGGTAAAACATACGGGCAAATACCATTAGCCTTAATGAGTGTTGTTCCTGGAAACCAATCATATTTTTCAATTTATAACACCTTTTCACAGTTAGATTTTTATGAGTTTGTAACCGATGAATACGCAACATTACACGTAGAGCATAATTTTAATGGGAGATTATTTTCTAGAATTCCATTACTTAAAAAACTAAACCTTAGAGCTATTGTTGGTTTTAGAGGTGTTATGGGAGATGTCTCTCAAGAAAATAGAGATATAAATGCATCGTTTAATCCAGACGGAACGCCATTTGTTTATGTTGCTCCAAATAAAGAAGCTTACTACGAATACAGTATAGGCGTTGGCAATATTTTTAAAGTGTTTAGAATAGATTTTAACTTTAGAGGTAATTATTTAGATCCAAGTTTTAATCCAGATGCTAGAAAATTTGGTGTAACAGGTAGTTTTGGGTTTTATTTCTAA
- a CDS encoding bifunctional nuclease family protein produces MSLVRLKIKGISYSQTQNGAYALILNEVDGERKLPIVIGAFEAQSIAIALEKEIRPPRPLTHDLFKNFADRFDIVVKQVIIHKLVDGVFYSSLICERDKIEEIIDARTSDAIALALRFQAPIFTYKNILDKAGIYLKVDPSKDEDEIEETNDNIFVEDIVNEELEITLSQDDYQSHTLKELNSMLDEAVANEDYEKAAKIRDEISKR; encoded by the coding sequence ATGAGTTTAGTTCGACTAAAAATAAAAGGAATATCTTATAGCCAAACGCAAAATGGCGCCTATGCTTTAATTTTAAATGAAGTAGATGGTGAACGTAAATTACCTATAGTTATTGGTGCTTTTGAAGCGCAGTCTATAGCCATTGCACTTGAAAAAGAAATTAGACCACCAAGGCCATTAACTCACGATTTGTTTAAAAATTTTGCAGATAGGTTTGATATTGTTGTAAAACAAGTAATAATACATAAACTTGTTGATGGTGTTTTTTATTCAAGTTTAATTTGTGAAAGAGATAAAATAGAAGAAATAATTGATGCCAGAACAAGTGATGCTATAGCATTAGCTTTACGTTTTCAAGCACCAATTTTTACTTATAAAAATATTTTAGATAAAGCAGGAATTTATCTAAAAGTCGATCCAAGTAAAGACGAAGACGAAATAGAAGAAACCAACGATAATATATTTGTTGAAGATATTGTAAATGAAGAGCTTGAAATAACTTTGTCTCAAGATGATTATCAATCTCATACTTTAAAAGAGTTAAATAGCATGCTCGACGAAGCTGTTGCAAATGAAGATTACGAAAAAGCAGCAAAAATTCGAGACGAGATTTCTAAACGCTAA
- a CDS encoding TonB-dependent siderophore receptor, translated as MKIKNRIVFFFICLTTICFSQQENQDISLAKFLEITQEKYNVKFSYAFEDVSNITIKTPKNNLSLADTLNYLNANTLLNFKTLDDRYITVSVLEKNITICGFIVDENNEPLIGATIKRINTTKGVISNTRGKFILENVPLDALIEISYLGFNTINGKANTFFIANNICKTIVLAEAEISLNQVYVTKFLTTGLQKSFDGSTILNTKKFGILPGLIDPDILQSIQALPGVESKNESIANINVRGGSNDENLMLWDDIKMYHSGHFFGLISAYNPYLTNKVVVSKNGTSSQYSDGVSSTVNMLTKNKITNTFSGGAGINLISGDAFLEIPLAKNLELHVSGRRSFTDVFLTPTYNNYFDKSFQDSDLNNNETIFNGESNSNFSFYDYSAKLLFDLGDKHEFRSNIIIIDNNLDYAETTINNRETITKSSNLNQRNIGFGGHWKANWNNRFSTKLIGYYSKYNVDASDLRVETNQLLFQSNEVLETGVKLNANYKLNSKLSLLAGYQFNETGILNETNVSIPAFNRTKKDVLLNHAFYTEAEFKNANTYLRAGARLNYFQKFSKLLVEPRINIKQKISRQFALNLKGEFKNQTATQKIDFQDDFLGVENRRWVLANEKDIPITTSKQASFGIDYKQNNLNIEATAFYKLVNGITASNQGFYNNFQFLSATGDYTARGVEFLINKSSSNYSAWLSYTYSINDYDFESFTPSVFPNNLDIRHSISLAFNYNILENLKASLGGVWRSGVPYTKPVEGNETVQDGNVTFVNYDLPNNETLDSFFRLDASLAYNFSFLNTTKATINLGVRNVTNQNNTISRYYEVDTNNQEQTIEIDNKSLKLTPNVSFRVQF; from the coding sequence ATGAAAATTAAAAACAGGATTGTATTTTTTTTTATTTGTCTAACCACTATTTGTTTTAGCCAGCAAGAAAATCAAGATATTTCATTAGCGAAATTTTTAGAAATAACACAAGAAAAATATAATGTCAAATTCTCTTATGCTTTTGAAGATGTTTCTAATATTACCATAAAAACTCCAAAAAACAATTTAAGTTTAGCAGATACACTAAACTATTTAAATGCTAACACGTTATTAAATTTCAAGACTTTAGATGACCGTTATATTACCGTATCTGTATTAGAAAAAAACATTACTATTTGTGGGTTTATTGTAGACGAAAATAATGAACCGTTAATAGGTGCAACAATAAAAAGAATAAACACAACAAAAGGAGTGATTAGTAATACTAGAGGGAAATTTATATTAGAAAATGTACCTCTAGATGCTTTAATAGAAATATCTTATTTAGGTTTTAATACAATAAATGGTAAAGCAAATACTTTTTTTATAGCTAATAATATTTGTAAAACTATTGTTTTAGCTGAAGCTGAAATTAGCTTAAATCAAGTGTATGTTACAAAGTTTTTAACCACAGGATTACAAAAAAGTTTCGACGGAAGCACAATTTTAAATACTAAAAAATTTGGCATTCTTCCAGGATTAATAGATCCAGATATATTGCAATCTATACAAGCACTTCCAGGTGTAGAAAGTAAAAACGAAAGCATAGCAAACATAAATGTTAGAGGTGGTTCTAACGACGAAAATTTAATGCTTTGGGATGATATTAAAATGTACCACTCAGGACACTTTTTTGGTTTAATTTCTGCTTACAATCCATATTTAACTAATAAAGTCGTAGTAAGTAAAAACGGTACAAGTAGTCAATATAGTGATGGTGTTTCTAGTACTGTAAATATGCTTACCAAAAATAAAATTACAAATACATTTTCTGGTGGAGCAGGAATAAACCTTATTAGTGGTGATGCTTTTTTAGAAATCCCTTTAGCTAAAAATTTAGAGTTACATGTATCTGGAAGACGATCTTTTACAGATGTGTTTTTAACTCCAACGTATAATAATTACTTCGATAAAAGTTTTCAAGACAGTGATTTAAATAATAATGAAACTATTTTTAATGGAGAGTCTAATTCCAATTTTTCATTTTATGATTATAGTGCAAAACTTTTGTTTGATTTAGGTGATAAACATGAATTTAGAAGTAATATTATAATAATTGATAATAATCTTGATTATGCCGAAACAACCATAAATAACCGTGAAACAATAACAAAATCCAGTAATCTAAATCAAAGAAATATTGGATTTGGAGGGCATTGGAAAGCAAATTGGAACAATCGCTTTTCTACCAAATTAATTGGTTATTATTCTAAATACAATGTTGATGCTTCAGATTTACGAGTTGAAACCAATCAATTATTATTTCAGTCTAACGAAGTTTTAGAAACAGGCGTAAAGCTAAATGCTAATTATAAATTAAATTCAAAATTATCACTTTTAGCAGGCTATCAATTTAATGAAACCGGAATATTAAACGAGACTAATGTTTCTATTCCTGCATTTAACCGTACTAAAAAAGATGTATTATTAAATCATGCCTTTTATACAGAAGCAGAATTTAAAAATGCCAACACCTATTTAAGAGCAGGAGCTAGACTTAATTATTTTCAAAAATTTAGTAAACTATTAGTAGAGCCAAGAATTAATATAAAACAAAAAATTTCAAGACAGTTTGCTTTAAACTTAAAAGGAGAATTTAAAAACCAAACTGCAACACAAAAAATAGATTTTCAAGACGATTTTTTAGGTGTGGAAAATAGACGTTGGGTTTTGGCTAATGAAAAAGATATACCTATTACAACTAGTAAACAAGCGTCGTTTGGTATAGATTATAAGCAAAACAATTTAAATATAGAAGCAACCGCTTTTTATAAATTAGTAAATGGTATTACAGCCAGCAATCAAGGGTTTTATAACAACTTTCAGTTTTTAAGTGCAACAGGAGATTACACTGCTAGAGGTGTAGAGTTTTTAATAAATAAATCTTCTAGTAACTATAGCGCGTGGTTGAGTTACACATATAGTATTAATGATTATGATTTTGAAAGTTTTACGCCTTCAGTTTTTCCTAATAATTTAGATATTAGGCATTCTATATCATTAGCTTTTAATTATAATATATTAGAAAATTTAAAAGCATCTCTAGGAGGAGTTTGGCGTTCTGGTGTTCCTTATACAAAACCAGTAGAAGGTAACGAAACAGTACAAGATGGAAATGTAACGTTTGTGAATTATGATTTACCTAATAACGAAACCTTAGATTCGTTTTTTAGGCTTGATGCATCTTTAGCTTATAATTTTAGTTTTTTAAATACTACTAAAGCAACTATAAATTTAGGTGTTAGAAACGTAACTAATCAAAATAATACAATTAGTCGTTATTATGAGGTTGATACAAATAATCAAGAACAAACTATAGAAATTGATAACAAATCGCTAAAGTTAACTCCAAATGTGAGTTTTAGAGTTCAATTTTAA
- a CDS encoding electron transfer flavoprotein subunit alpha/FixB family protein, producing MSVLVYTESENGKFKKTALEVASYAKAVADQLGTTVTAVAVNADDTSELGKYGVDKVLNVSNSGLDKFNAKSYASVIKQAVEKEDAKVVVVSQTADSKYLAPVLAVGLNAGYASNVVEAPSNTAPFTVKRTAFTNKAFNVTAINTDVKVVGVSNNAFGLVENTASATAEDFSPTVEDSGVTVQSVDKATDKVTIADAEIVVSAGRGLKGPENWGMVEELAEVLGAATACSKPVSDLGWRPHSEHVGQTGKPVASNLYIAIGISGAIQHLAGINASKVKVVVNTDPEAPFFKAADYGVVGDAFEVVPALIEKLKAFKAANA from the coding sequence ATGTCAGTTTTAGTATATACAGAATCAGAAAACGGAAAATTTAAAAAAACAGCTCTAGAAGTAGCATCTTACGCTAAAGCCGTAGCAGACCAATTAGGAACAACGGTAACAGCAGTAGCAGTAAATGCAGATGACACTAGCGAGTTAGGAAAATATGGAGTAGATAAAGTTTTAAATGTATCAAATTCAGGATTAGATAAATTTAATGCGAAATCTTACGCTTCAGTAATTAAACAAGCAGTAGAAAAAGAAGATGCAAAAGTGGTAGTTGTTAGCCAAACAGCAGATAGTAAATATTTAGCACCAGTTTTAGCAGTAGGTTTAAATGCAGGTTACGCATCTAACGTAGTAGAGGCGCCATCAAACACAGCGCCATTTACAGTAAAACGTACAGCATTTACAAATAAAGCTTTTAATGTAACAGCAATTAATACAGATGTAAAAGTTGTAGGTGTTTCAAATAACGCTTTTGGTTTAGTTGAAAATACAGCAAGTGCAACAGCAGAAGATTTTTCTCCAACAGTTGAAGATTCTGGAGTAACAGTACAATCTGTAGATAAAGCAACAGATAAAGTAACTATTGCAGATGCAGAAATAGTAGTATCTGCAGGACGTGGATTAAAAGGTCCAGAAAATTGGGGAATGGTAGAAGAATTAGCAGAAGTTCTTGGAGCAGCAACAGCTTGTTCTAAGCCAGTTTCAGATTTAGGATGGAGACCACACAGTGAACACGTTGGGCAAACTGGTAAGCCTGTAGCTTCAAACCTATATATTGCAATAGGTATTTCTGGAGCAATACAGCACTTAGCAGGAATCAACGCTTCTAAAGTAAAAGTTGTAGTAAATACAGATCCAGAAGCACCTTTCTTTAAGGCTGCAGATTATGGAGTTGTAGGAGACGCTTTTGAGGTTGTTCCAGCTCTAATTGAAAAATTAAAAGCATTTAAAGCGGCAAACGCTTAA